The Coffea eugenioides isolate CCC68of chromosome 8, Ceug_1.0, whole genome shotgun sequence genome has a segment encoding these proteins:
- the LOC113779309 gene encoding uncharacterized protein LOC113779309 isoform X2, producing the protein MSSRPYLSLVTLLYLLTRTRIGQGCTSFPPLSVKIAYSKMMDMGWMLASISSSALTGLALRENILRKNGSDIRQW; encoded by the exons ATGAGTTCTAGACCCTATTTGAGTTTGGTTACTCTACTCTACCTCTTGACTAGAACCAGAATAG GACAAGGCTGCACTTCTTTTCCTCCTCTTTCCGTTAAGATTGCTTATTCTAAGATGATGGATATGGGATGGATGCTTGCCAGCATTTCCAGTTCAGCTCTAACAG GATTGGCTCTACGAGAGAATATCTTAAGGAAAAATGGAAGTGATATTCGTCAATG
- the LOC113780924 gene encoding uncharacterized protein LOC113780924 has protein sequence MVITRTKGQIFGYIKDSIKARLNSWKNKLLSAAGKEVMLKTVTMAMPIYAMSCFKLPATLCKEITGLIAKYWWGEAEGRNKIHWCSWDKMMKAKMDGGLGFRNLICFNKTLLGKQIWRMLRFPNLLVSKILKAKYFPKDSILNCKIPKNSSWFWQSIMSAREVVKGGVLKRVESGKSIRIWKDQWIPNNLNGRPTTMGPDRGEEQKVEELISHFRWNRNEVYRRFNREDADNILKIPISLSSSGDKHFWIHSRHGEYSVKSCYQTLLKEEKRKESDARGESGSSYDDSNTQIWKTLWELNIKHKIKLFIWRCITNTLTARESIFRRTRQGSPFCSRCGDGIETVEHILFHCQQAQKVWKLAPVQWDGLQNQTGCFKQWWTELVQARSRNGGRQHIALTANILWQLWKDRNEMEFEGKERDGWKIVHKASTEWMEYEEAGKGKKERSTSETEEARERAREEGREEEDLMELQIATKKSAEGKKLGIGVVARQTGGRIRAEWKLVERSSEKDIQDEAEAVRLAMLKARQLSWQRIKIINANKQLIALLKSGKGDNPNTATLVEDIQALANLFQMCSFEERTSSNMTLCNHISLYALSIFRDDERFFGSP, from the coding sequence AGGTGATGCTAAAAACAGTGACAATGGCTATGCCAATTTATGCAATGTCTTGTTTCAAGTTACCAGCTACACTTTGCAAGGAAATCACAGGACTGATTGCCAAATACTGGTGGGGTGAAGCAGAAGGGAGAAACAAAATACACTGGTGCTCCTGGGATAAGATGATGAAGGCAAAAATGGATGGAGGTTTGGGGTTCAGGAATTTAATATGCTTCAACAAGACGCTACTGGGAAAGCAGATTTGGAGGATGCTCAGATTTCCAAATCTGCTGGTTAGTAAAATTCTAAAAGCTAAGTACTTTCCTAAGGATTCCATTTTGAACTGTAAAATCCCCAAAAACTCTTCCTGGTTTTGGCAAAGTATAATGTCAGCTAGGGAGGTAGTTAAGGGGGGTGTACTGAAGAGAGTCGAATCAGGAAAGAGTATTAGAATCTGGAAAGACCAATGGATCCCAAACAATCTGAATGGAAGACCAACTACAATGGGGCCAGATAGGGGGGAGGAGCAGAAAGTGGAGGAACTAATCTCACACTTCAGATGGAATAGGAATGAAGTCTACAGGAGGTTCAACAGGGAGGATGCGgataatattttgaaaattccaATCAGTTTGTCAAGCTCAGGGGACAAGCACTTTTGGATACATAGCAGACATGGGGAATATTCAGTTAAATCTTGCTACCAGACTTTACTCAAGGaagagaagaggaaagaaagTGATGCGAGAGGAGAGTCTGGTTCAAGCTATGATGATTCCAACACACAAATTTGGAAAACTCTTTGGGAGCTGAACATTAAGCATAAGATCAAGCTATTCATTTGGAGATGTATTACGAATACATTGACAGCTAGGGAATCAATATTCAGGCGAACAAGGCAAGGATCGCCATTTTGCTCAAGATGTGGGGATGGCATAGAAACAGTAGAACATATTCTTTTCCACTGTCAACAGGCTCAGAAGGTTTGGAAGCTTGCACCAGTACAATGGGATGGCTTACAGAACCAAACAGGATGCTTCAAGCAATGGTGGACAGAATTAGTCCAAGCCAGAAGTAGGAACGGAGGAAGGCAGCATATTGCATTAACAGCTAATATACTTTGGCAACTATGGAAGGACAGAAATGAAATGGAATTtgaagggaaagagagagatgGATGGAAAATTGTACATAAAGCTAGTACAGAATGGATGGAGTATGAGGAAGCCgggaaagggaaaaaagagaGGAGTACATCAGAAACAGAGGAAGCAAGAGAAAGAGCAAGGGAGGAAGGAAGAGAGGAGGAAGACCTGATGGAACTTCAAATTGCTACCAAGAAATCAGCTGAGGGCAAGAAACTGGGAATTGGTGTTGTAGCCAGGCAGACTGGAGGGAGAATCAGAGCTGAATGGAAATTAGTTGAAAGAAGTTCGGAAAAGGATATTCAAGATGAAGCCGAAGCAGTAAGACTGGCAATGTTGAAAGCAAGACAATTGAGCTGGCAGAGAATCAAAATCATCAATGCTAACAAACAGCTTATCGCTTTACTTAAATCTGGGAAAGGAGACAATCCAAATACTGCTACATTGGTTGAAGACATACAAGCTTTAGCTAATCTGTTTCAAATGTGCTCTTTTGAAGAAAGGACTAGTAGTAATATGACTCTATGTAATCACATTAGTCTTTATGCTTTAAGCATATTTAGGGATGATGAGAGATTTTTTGGCTCTCCTTAA